GTGAATATCAGAGGCCTTCTTCTCTATTGCCTGTTTAAAAATTGCTTCATACTCTGCTATCATCCTACTTCACCTCCAGGTCCCTAAACTTAACAAATTTTATATATTCCTCAAATGATGTTTTCTTTTCTAATACTGCACGTTTTATATTTTCATCCATAGTCTTCATTCCATTTTCCCTTGCCGCCTTATCAATATCTTCTTCTTGTGCTTCTTGTATTATCAACTCTTTCTGCACCCTGTTTATTTCCATTATCTCAGCTATTGCAATTCTTCCAAAATAGCCTGTATTAGAACAACGTAAACACCCTTTTCCCCTAACTAACTTTAGTGTATCTTTTTTATCTATCCCCAAATGTTTCTTTTCTTCCTCATCTGCTTCGTACTCCTCAATGCAATCAGGGCACACCCTTTTAACCAATCTTTGTGCAATAACTCCTTTTAGTGACGTTGCAATAAGATATGGCTCTATACCCATATCCTGCAAACGCATTATTGTACCTGCTGCACTATTAGTGTGCAGTGTACTTAGCACTATATGTCCTGTTATAGACGCTCTAACAGCCATCTGCGCTGTTTCAGCATCTCTTATCTCTCCTATCATTATTATATCGGGATCTTGTCTTAAGAATGCTCTTAGAATTTTTACATATGTCAATCCAATCTTTTCATTTATCGCAACCTGATTTATTCCATTTACTTTTATTTCAACTGGATCTTCTGCTGTAACAATATTCTTTCTATCATCATTTAATTCGGATAACGCTGTATACATTGTAGTAGACTTACCACTTCCTGTAGGTCCTGTTACTAGTATCAATCCATTATGTATACCAAGTAAACTATCAAATCTTTCAGCTTCATCCTCGAAGAAACCTAACTCAGACTTTTTATATATTACTGTATTTTTATCCAATATTCTAATACATGCTTTTTCTCCATATGTTGCAGGCAATATATTAGTTCTTAGGTCATATGATCCAGTTTTATTCTCTACTGTAAAAGCACCATCCTGCGGCATTCTTTTTTCTGCTATGTTCATACGACTTAATATTTTTATACGCGCTATTAATGACTGATGAACTGCCTTCTCTAGCGTCATAGCTGTACGTAATTCTCCATCTACTCTATATCTTACTCTAATACTTGTTTCTGATGGTTCTATGTGTATATCACTTGCACGCATCCTGATAGCTTCGTTTACTATATTATTTAAAAGTTTTACTATAGGTGCATTGTCTATAACCTCAGCATTAGCCTCTTCTTCCTCTTCTTCCTGCTCTTTCTCTTTTTTCTCTTTTTTATACTCCTGTACCGCTACATCTATATTATCTGTCCTATATAACTCAACTAATCTTTTTTCTATTTGCCTCTCTGACCCAAATACCGGCACTACTTTAAGCCCGGTATACAATGATATGTCATCTATTGCATATATATCAAATGGATCTACCATCGCTACTGTAACCATCATCTGTTCTTTTTTTATAGGGATTGCTTTATATTTTTTAGCAAGTCTTTCTGGTATCAATTTATAAACATCACGCGAAATCATGTTCTTGTCCAAATCAATAGATTTTATTCCAGTTTGATTAAACACAGCATCATTAATTTCCTGCTGAGTAATTATACCCTTGTTTACTAATATCTCACCTAGCTTTTCCTTCGTCTTTTTCTGCTCCTGTAGTGCCACCTCGATTTGTTCTTGTGTAACTTTACCTGATTCTATTAAAATCTCACCAATTTTTTTCTTTTTGCGTTTTGTTCCAACTTCTGTTTTGTAATTATCAACATCATCTATATTAACTTTTTGCTCCAAAGATTCAGTAACATTGTTATAATCACTACTCTTTTGTGCAATAGTTTCATTGTTTAAACCATAAAATTCTTCAATCTTTCTATCTATCTGTTCTTTGGATGCAAATACAGGTATAACATCAAAACCTGTGTATAATTGTACATTATCAACTGAATATAAATCAAATGGATCTAGCATAGCAACTTTAAGAGTATTACCTTCTTGCTCTAACGGTATCGCCTCTAGCCTTTTAGCCAAACTCTTTGGTATATATTTGTATGCATCGCCAACATAATTATACTTATCTAAATCAACCGTTTTTACTCCAGTTTGCTTTTCTACAATATCTTCTATTTCTTCTTTTGATATAATCCCTTGCAATACCAAAATCTCGCCAAGTCTTTCTTTTGCCCCACTTTTTAACTCCATTGCTGTATCTATTTGTTCTTGTGTAACTTTACCTGATCCTATTAAGATCTCACCTAGCTTTTCCTTCTTTTTCTTAACTCCAGCTACATCGAGTTGCTTTTGTGAAATTAATGCATCCTCTATATCTCCTTGGGTAACTTTCCCTGCTTTAATCAATAACTCACCTAGCCTATCTTTAGGATCAGCATCTTTTAAAACTTCATCTATATCTTTTTTAGTAATCTTCCCAGCCTCAACTAAGAGCTCACCTAACCTCTTTTTGTTGTCTTCCATGATAAAAGATCACTCCTTCACAACACTTAATATATATTCTCTAAAAGGCCATATAGTCTCGCTAATTCTCCTTCGTTAAATTTATACCCAACCCAAATCTCATAAGACGCAATCGCTTGATAAAATAGCATCCCCAACCCATTCATCACACTACATCCACAACTTTGCGCCATACTCAAAAACTTCGTTTGCTTGGGGTTGTAGATAATATCGTAAACAAACTGATTTTTGTTAAATATATTTTTAAGCTTAATAACACATTTCCCAGTATCTGGTAGCATTCCAACAGATGTCGCATTTATCAACACATCACTGCCTTGACATATATCCTCTATTTTATCATTATTTGTATATGTCTCTACGATGGAAGATATATTTTCATTTATGGTATCCCGTATAATGTCGGCATGTTCTTTAGTTCGATTAACAATATTTATTTTTTTCACATGAGTATGAGCAAGTTTCACAGCTATCGCACGAGCTGCACCTCCTGCACCAAATATTGTTACAACTAATCCTTTAAAATCTCTATTGGTATTCATACGAAATGCCCTAACAAATCCTTCCGCATCAGTATTATAGCCATAAAGACGTCCATTCACATTCTTTACAGTATTCACCGCACCCATTAACAAACTGGATTTTGTTTTGTAGTCTACATACTTCATTATATCTTTTTTATATGGTGCAGTAACGTTAAATCCTACTACACCCAACGATTTTAATCCTAAAACTGCATCTTCTAGTCTTTCTTTTTCCACACAAAAAGGCACGTACACCAAATTCTTCCCAAGCATACTACTTATTTCATTGTGCAACATTGGAGACACGCTATGTTCTAAAGGATTCCCTATAATCCCTATTATCTTGGTACTTCCATTTATGCTAATACTCATCTTATATCACCTACCTCACAAGAAATTTGTATACTACAATGTATGTGATTTACCTGATAACATGAATACCAACTTTTCTGGGT
This portion of the Clostridiales bacterium genome encodes:
- the tadA gene encoding Flp pilus assembly complex ATPase component TadA, with protein sequence MEDNKKRLGELLVEAGKITKKDIDEVLKDADPKDRLGELLIKAGKVTQGDIEDALISQKQLDVAGVKKKKEKLGEILIGSGKVTQEQIDTAMELKSGAKERLGEILVLQGIISKEEIEDIVEKQTGVKTVDLDKYNYVGDAYKYIPKSLAKRLEAIPLEQEGNTLKVAMLDPFDLYSVDNVQLYTGFDVIPVFASKEQIDRKIEEFYGLNNETIAQKSSDYNNVTESLEQKVNIDDVDNYKTEVGTKRKKKKIGEILIESGKVTQEQIEVALQEQKKTKEKLGEILVNKGIITQQEINDAVFNQTGIKSIDLDKNMISRDVYKLIPERLAKKYKAIPIKKEQMMVTVAMVDPFDIYAIDDISLYTGLKVVPVFGSERQIEKRLVELYRTDNIDVAVQEYKKEKKEKEQEEEEEEANAEVIDNAPIVKLLNNIVNEAIRMRASDIHIEPSETSIRVRYRVDGELRTAMTLEKAVHQSLIARIKILSRMNIAEKRMPQDGAFTVENKTGSYDLRTNILPATYGEKACIRILDKNTVIYKKSELGFFEDEAERFDSLLGIHNGLILVTGPTGSGKSTTMYTALSELNDDRKNIVTAEDPVEIKVNGINQVAINEKIGLTYVKILRAFLRQDPDIIMIGEIRDAETAQMAVRASITGHIVLSTLHTNSAAGTIMRLQDMGIEPYLIATSLKGVIAQRLVKRVCPDCIEEYEADEEEKKHLGIDKKDTLKLVRGKGCLRCSNTGYFGRIAIAEIMEINRVQKELIIQEAQEEDIDKAARENGMKTMDENIKRAVLEKKTSFEEYIKFVKFRDLEVK
- the aroE gene encoding shikimate dehydrogenase, which codes for MSISINGSTKIIGIIGNPLEHSVSPMLHNEISSMLGKNLVYVPFCVEKERLEDAVLGLKSLGVVGFNVTAPYKKDIMKYVDYKTKSSLLMGAVNTVKNVNGRLYGYNTDAEGFVRAFRMNTNRDFKGLVVTIFGAGGAARAIAVKLAHTHVKKINIVNRTKEHADIIRDTINENISSIVETYTNNDKIEDICQGSDVLINATSVGMLPDTGKCVIKLKNIFNKNQFVYDIIYNPKQTKFLSMAQSCGCSVMNGLGMLFYQAIASYEIWVGYKFNEGELARLYGLLENIY